GCAAGAAAAACCAAGGGTGCTGATAAAAATGTAATCAACGAATTAAAACAAAGTTTATTAAAAGTAAAAGAACAAAAATCTAAATTATTTAATGAAACAAAGCGTGAGTTAATTCATGCAAAAACTTCATTTAATGAAATTTATGAAGATTACAAAAATAATCAAGCAAATAAAATGAAAGGAGAAAAATAATGCAAACAGAAAACAAAAAGTTTAATCTTTGACAAAAATTTTCTGCTAAAGCATCAGAATTTATTCGTTTAGATAAAACAAAATCTACTGCTCGCAAAGTTTCTTCTTCCTTATGGTCATTATTTTTTGGAATTTTAATTGCTTTTGCTTATATCGTAGTCAAAAAAGGTGTACAAAGTTCAATATTTGTTAACCCTATTGAGATTATTACAACTGTTCTTAAATCTTTTAATAGTTCAAACAAATATAAAATTCTTCAATACTTTTTAGTATTCGGCTTTAGCTGCATAGCTTGTGCGTTGAGCTTTAAGGCGGGCTTATTCAATATTGGTATTCCAGGCCAAATGATGATTTCTGGTTTTGTCAGTTTTGCTCTAATAATTCGTTATGGAGCAACAGAATACCAAGAAACACCTACTTGATTGCTAGTTATTGCCCTATTTATATCAATAATATTTGCTTTTGCTATTGGTTTAGTAGCCGGAGCACTTAAAGCTTATTTAAATGTGCACGAAGTTATCTCAACAATTATGATTAACTGAATTATTGTTGGAATATCAATGCTTATTTTTCAACAATCATCAGCATCAATTGTTTGGCCAAACTTTAGCTCAGCACACTTAAAATACTATTTTGCCGATAACTTGCAAGGAACAAATGCGGCATTTACTAACATAAGTACAAATGTAAAAATGGCCTTCTTCATTGTTGGAATTGTTGCATTATTAGCATTATCAATTGGAATTACCTTTATTTTCAACTTTACTAACCTAGGTTACAAAATCAGAATGCAAGGTATTTCTAAATCAAATGGTAAATATATGGGAGTTAACGACAAGCTTTTAACTGTTATGGTGCTTGGAGTTTCATCTGCCATATCAGCTATTGCCGGATTTTACTTCTATGTAATTGGTGAAGGATTCTTCTTAGGAATTACGCAACCACTTAACTTAGGTTTTGAGGCAATCGCAATTAGTTTACTTGCCCTAAACTCACCAGTTGGTGCTCTATTCTCATCACTTTTCTATACATACATTTATACTTCAGGGCCTAGCTTACAATTAGCACCTCTTTACATTCAACCTGAAGACTTACAAGTTATAACATCAGTTATTTTATATCTTGCAGCAACATCAATTATGTTCTTGCAATTTAAACCAATTAACTTCAGTGTTAGAAAAGCGCTATTATTATTAGACCCACGTTATTTAAAATATAGAAAACTAGAACAATTACTTGTTAAAAAAGCTTCATTAATTGCTCAATATAACGCAAAAATTTATGCTTTAGAACAAAATTCTAATAGCCAAAATTATCAATCTTCAATTAGCAAACTTACCAAAATTCAAGATACTTATACTGCTAAATTTACTAAGCTAAACAACGCAATTGAACTAGCTAAATTCAACTGCCAAAAAGCAAATGAACTTTACCAAATTCAAATAGAATTATTTGCTGCTAAAAAAGATAATAATGCGCAATTAATGAGTGATATTAAAGCTAATATAACTCAATTCAAACAACAATGAAAAACAGAAAAAATGCAATTCAAACCTTTTAATTCTGCACCAAGCGAAATTAGAAGTGACATTAAATTAAACAACACAGAAAATTCATTTAAACTGCAAATTAAACAATTACGTAAACAATTAGCACAAATCACCAATGAGTATTTAACAAATGCTATGAACTACAAAAATAGTGATGACCAAACTATTGCCTACTTCGAAAATATCAATGGTGAAAAAATGAAAATTAACTACCAATTAATGACTCTTGGAGTTGGTGTTAAATTTAAACTAAAACAACAACGTAAAGCCCAAATTAAAGACATAAAATCTGAACACAATGACACATATGAAATGATTATTTCACAAAGAAAACAAATGCATATTTGTCCATTTAGAAAGAGAAAGGAGGCATAATGGCATTAACAATTAACGTTTATTCTTGATTCTTACTGTTCTTTTGCATCTTCTCTCTAGGTGCAATTAGTGGGCTATTCTCAGAAAAAGTTGGTATTGTTAACCTTGGTATCAACGGTATGATGGTTATTGGTGCTGCTTGCTATCTTGCATTCAGTAACACACTATCAAAATTTGACGGCAATGAATCTTCAGGATGATGACAAATACCAGCAACACTATTCGCTGTTGGTTGTGCATCATTATTCTCATTACTTCATGGTTTTGCAACCATTAAACTAAAAAGTGAACACACTATTTCAGGTTTTGCTATTAACTTATTAGCATTTGGTATAGCAATTATCCTACTTGACTTCTTTGGTAACGGTAACCGTAAACCTACTATGGGTATTACTGAGTTAAAATATGTAGTTGAAGTTGCTGGCTCGCAAAAACTAGAAATTATTTCTTGAAAAATTGTTATTACTTTAGCAATCATTGCTTTCTCAGCATTCGCTTTATATAAAACAAAATGAGGTCTAAGATTTAGAAGTATCGGTGAAAATCCACAAGCAGCCGATGTTGCTGGAATTAATGTTTATAAATACAAATGACAAGGTATTGCCATTTCTGGCGCAATTGCTGGAGTTGCAGGTGCAATATTTGCTCAAGCAACCCCTGCATCATTTAATGGAGATGTACTTGGTTATGGATATTTAGCACTTGCAATTATGATTATGGGTCAGTGAAACATTTTCATTGTTTGTGGTGTTGCTATTGGTTTTTCACTACTATATGCTCTATCATTCTCAACAGGTGCATTTATCAACACATTAAGACCTTATTCACCTCTACTTGAGACAACTCCATACATATTATCATTAATTGTTATTATGATTACTGCTAAATCATCACGGGCTCCGGCCGCTGCTGGTTTAGTCTACGATAAATCAGTTCGCTAGGAGAAATAAATGAAAAAGTTTAATAAATCACTACTTATAAGCTCTACACCATTATTATTCACTCCGCTTATTGCTACATCATGTAATCTATCTGAAACAATTAATGGTAATAAATACGTACAACTAAGATCAAATACTTTAATTGAACTTAATATTCCTAACCATGTCACAGAAATTGAACCTACAGCACTATTTTTAAGAAGCAAACTAGAAAAAGTTACTTCTAAAAATATTGCAATTCTACCCAAAGATCTATTTCGCTCAGGCAAAGACAACATTGGCGCTAACTCTTCTTTAAAAGAAGTTTCATTCAAAGCTGTTAAAGCTATCGATAATGAAACTTTTAAAGGTTTAATTAACCTAGAAAAAGTTGATATGCCTCTAGTAACTGAAATTGGCGATAGTGCCTTCGAAAATACACCTAAACTTTCTTCTCTTTTTGTTTCTCCTATTTCTAAACTTGGCAAAAATGCTTTCAAAGGCGCAAAATCGCTTATTCAATTCCCTACTCTAACAAATCAAATTACCGAGCTTGCTGAAGGTGTATTCTCAGAAACTGCCCTAACTGAGTTTTCAAATGAAAATATCATTGCGATTGGCAATGCGGCATTCAAAAACTCAAAAATCGAAAAAATTATTGCCCCTAAAGTTACTAAAATTGGCAAAGAAGCACTAATGAGCCAAAGCTTAAAAGAAATAAAATTCTCTGAAAACGCTCAATTCGACCCTCTTGCTTTTGGTTCTAATTTCGCAAAAGCTCCCCAAGCCCTTTTCGATCAAAATGGTCTTTTAACAATCAACCATACTCTATTTCTTATTAACAAAGATAAAGTAACTTCTTTAATTAAAACTGAAAACCGTAAAGTTAAAGAAAAAGATTCAGAAAAGGAAAAAGAAGTTACTTTTACGACCCTTACTCTACCTGATGAAATTACTACTATTAACGTTGAAGCCTTTAATCAACATAGAAATAAATTCAACAAACTAATTGCTAAGGGCGTTAAAATTAGCGACCAAAAACAATTAGATGAATTTAAGAAAAAATTAAACTCATTAGGTATTACTGAAATTGAATTAGCTCAATAATTCAAATTCCCCAAATTAATAATCAAAAATCAAGCATTTATTCCACTGCTTGATTTTTTATTATGCCCATAATATCGCTCAATATTTCATTATTTTGCTGCCGAAAATACATTATTAGCAGTTTTTTAAGAAAATTGCTTTGATATATATAATATGCCCAAATAATATGTAAAAAGGAATAAATATGAAAAAGAATAAATTATTAAGTATAGCTATTATTAGTGCCCCACTTTTATCTATACCTTTTATTGCGGCTGCTTGCCAAAATAATCAATCGAGCCCTAAAACTAAGCAAGGTAGTGAATCGCAACCTGAGGTAGGTTCAAAAGACAAAAAAACTACTCAAACCGATGACAAAAAAGGACAAAAAACAGGTAGCGGCACAGAAGGATCAAAAACTGATAAAAAACCTAGCGAAGACCAAGGTAAAAAAGATTCAATGCAAAGTGGTGCTCCTGACAAACAAAAAGAAATAGCAATGAAACTTGAAGAAGAGAGACTTAAAAAGGAAAATGATCCTGAAAATAACCTACAATTAAAGATTGCTCAAGAATTAGCTGAAATAGAAAAATACAAAAAGCAACACGCTGATAGAAATAAAAAAATAAAAGAGGCTATGGAGAATCTTAAAAAACAAGAAGAAACAGAAAAAGCTAGAATTGAAGAGCAAAATAAAAAAGATAAAGAAGCACAAAATAATCTAAAAGCTGAAGAAGATAAAATAAAAGATTTGGTTTTAAAAAAATCCAAAGCAAATAGTGCTAAATAATCTAAGTTTTATTTATAAATTTCAAATAAATTAATTTGAATTCTTAAAAAATACTAATCTGAGAATTAAAATTAAGCAATATTTACAATTAAAAAATCAAGCATTTACCATTTTTGCTTGATTTTTTATTGATATCTAGACTTATATGTTTCGCTTAAAATAGCATTTTTGCAATATTTTTCATTGAAAATTGCATTTTTTAGTAGTTTTATAATAAAATGCTTATAATAATCCTAAATAATATGTAAAAAGGAAATATATGAAAAAAAGAATAATATTAACAGCATCACTAACAACATGTGCATTGCCACTAGTAGCGATGTCATGCGACAAACAAATGAGGAAAGAAACTGATAAACCGACACCTGTTCCTCAAGGCAATGATGCTAAAGACAAAAAAATCTCATTGTTAGAGGCAATTAACAAAGATTTAGAAGCTAAAATTAAACTATTAGAAAATCTAAATGACAAATTAATGGCCGAAAATAAAGAAATTAAAGCTAACCCCGAAAAATGAGCAAAACATAAAGAATTAACATCATTATGAGCCAAAAACAAAATTGAGACACA
The genomic region above belongs to Mycoplasmopsis bovigenitalium and contains:
- a CDS encoding ABC transporter permease; amino-acid sequence: MQTENKKFNLWQKFSAKASEFIRLDKTKSTARKVSSSLWSLFFGILIAFAYIVVKKGVQSSIFVNPIEIITTVLKSFNSSNKYKILQYFLVFGFSCIACALSFKAGLFNIGIPGQMMISGFVSFALIIRYGATEYQETPTWLLVIALFISIIFAFAIGLVAGALKAYLNVHEVISTIMINWIIVGISMLIFQQSSASIVWPNFSSAHLKYYFADNLQGTNAAFTNISTNVKMAFFIVGIVALLALSIGITFIFNFTNLGYKIRMQGISKSNGKYMGVNDKLLTVMVLGVSSAISAIAGFYFYVIGEGFFLGITQPLNLGFEAIAISLLALNSPVGALFSSLFYTYIYTSGPSLQLAPLYIQPEDLQVITSVILYLAATSIMFLQFKPINFSVRKALLLLDPRYLKYRKLEQLLVKKASLIAQYNAKIYALEQNSNSQNYQSSISKLTKIQDTYTAKFTKLNNAIELAKFNCQKANELYQIQIELFAAKKDNNAQLMSDIKANITQFKQQWKTEKMQFKPFNSAPSEIRSDIKLNNTENSFKLQIKQLRKQLAQITNEYLTNAMNYKNSDDQTIAYFENINGEKMKINYQLMTLGVGVKFKLKQQRKAQIKDIKSEHNDTYEMIISQRKQMHICPFRKRKEA
- a CDS encoding ABC transporter permease codes for the protein MALTINVYSWFLLFFCIFSLGAISGLFSEKVGIVNLGINGMMVIGAACYLAFSNTLSKFDGNESSGWWQIPATLFAVGCASLFSLLHGFATIKLKSEHTISGFAINLLAFGIAIILLDFFGNGNRKPTMGITELKYVVEVAGSQKLEIISWKIVITLAIIAFSAFALYKTKWGLRFRSIGENPQAADVAGINVYKYKWQGIAISGAIAGVAGAIFAQATPASFNGDVLGYGYLALAIMIMGQWNIFIVCGVAIGFSLLYALSFSTGAFINTLRPYSPLLETTPYILSLIVIMITAKSSRAPAAAGLVYDKSVR
- a CDS encoding leucine-rich repeat protein, with translation MKKFNKSLLISSTPLLFTPLIATSCNLSETINGNKYVQLRSNTLIELNIPNHVTEIEPTALFLRSKLEKVTSKNIAILPKDLFRSGKDNIGANSSLKEVSFKAVKAIDNETFKGLINLEKVDMPLVTEIGDSAFENTPKLSSLFVSPISKLGKNAFKGAKSLIQFPTLTNQITELAEGVFSETALTEFSNENIIAIGNAAFKNSKIEKIIAPKVTKIGKEALMSQSLKEIKFSENAQFDPLAFGSNFAKAPQALFDQNGLLTINHTLFLINKDKVTSLIKTENRKVKEKDSEKEKEVTFTTLTLPDEITTINVEAFNQHRNKFNKLIAKGVKISDQKQLDEFKKKLNSLGITEIELAQ
- a CDS encoding variable surface lipoprotein gives rise to the protein MKKNKLLSIAIISAPLLSIPFIAAACQNNQSSPKTKQGSESQPEVGSKDKKTTQTDDKKGQKTGSGTEGSKTDKKPSEDQGKKDSMQSGAPDKQKEIAMKLEEERLKKENDPENNLQLKIAQELAEIEKYKKQHADRNKKIKEAMENLKKQEETEKARIEEQNKKDKEAQNNLKAEEDKIKDLVLKKSKANSAK